A portion of the Atribacterota bacterium genome contains these proteins:
- the sbcD gene encoding exonuclease subunit SbcD, with protein MFKFLHFADIHLGVENYGRIDSHTGLHSRLVDFIRTLTVAIDIALEEKLDFALFCGDAYKNNNPNPTHQREFARQIFRLSQAGIPTVLINGNHDNPLTFGRASSLDIFHTLHIANINVVTEPTLLSLQTGKGNIQVIGIPWPTRNQYLQKEEYRDSGLNLINKRIQKCL; from the coding sequence ATGTTTAAATTTCTTCATTTTGCCGATATTCATCTTGGTGTAGAGAATTACGGGCGCATTGATAGTCATACTGGATTACATTCCCGCTTAGTTGATTTTATCAGAACGTTAACCGTTGCTATTGATATTGCTCTGGAAGAAAAACTTGATTTTGCTCTCTTTTGTGGTGATGCTTATAAAAATAATAATCCCAACCCTACTCACCAGCGGGAATTTGCCAGACAAATTTTTCGATTAAGCCAGGCTGGCATACCAACTGTTTTGATTAACGGTAATCATGATAATCCTTTAACTTTCGGTAGGGCAAGTTCTTTAGATATTTTTCATACCTTACATATTGCAAATATTAATGTGGTTACAGAACCAACCCTTCTTAGTTTACAAACCGGAAAAGGTAATATTCAGGTCATAGGAATACCCTGGCCAACTAGAAATCAGTATCTTCAGAAAGAGGAATACAGGGATAGTGGTTTAAATTTAATTAATAAAAGGATACAGAAATGCCTCTGA
- a CDS encoding exodeoxyribonuclease III, whose translation MRLLLWNVNGLRAAYKKNFLAWFDQQQADIYCIQETKSQLEQIPEELVKKLDYYSYFAQAEKKGYSGVALWTKLKPVKISDKLGIPRFDTEGRFIQATFTKFILFNIYFPNGKASQERLQYKIDFYETILKKAVDLLKEGQRVVICGDVNTAHKEIDLARPKENEKVSGFLPIEREWIDHLLQAGFVDTFRHFHSKPGQYSWWDYKTRARERNIGWRIDYFFISNNLKGNLKSAFIQPDVKGSDHCPIGIDLDFEVNKEKDV comes from the coding sequence TTGATCAACAACAGGCAGATATATATTGTATTCAGGAGACTAAATCCCAACTAGAACAAATACCGGAAGAGCTTGTTAAAAAATTGGACTACTATAGCTATTTTGCTCAGGCAGAGAAAAAAGGTTATAGCGGAGTTGCTCTCTGGACTAAGCTAAAACCGGTAAAAATTTCTGATAAATTAGGAATACCTAGGTTTGACACTGAGGGACGGTTTATTCAGGCAACTTTTACTAAATTTATATTGTTTAATATCTATTTTCCTAATGGTAAAGCCTCTCAGGAAAGATTACAATACAAAATAGATTTTTATGAAACAATCTTAAAGAAAGCAGTTGATTTACTAAAAGAGGGGCAAAGAGTTGTCATTTGTGGTGATGTTAATACAGCTCATAAGGAAATTGATTTAGCCAGACCGAAGGAAAATGAAAAGGTTTCTGGATTTCTTCCTATAGAGCGAGAATGGATTGACCATTTACTTCAGGCTGGATTTGTAGATACATTTCGTCATTTTCATTCTAAACCGGGACAATACAGCTGGTGGGATTATAAGACCAGAGCCAGAGAACGTAATATCGGATGGAGAATTGATTATTTCTTTATCAGCAATAATTTAAAGGGTAATTTAAAATCAGCATTTATTCAACCAGATGTTAAGGGTTCTGACCACTGTCCTATTGGAATTGACCTGGATTTTGAGGTAAACAAAGAAAAGGATGTTTAA